The genomic interval TTTGCAAAGTTCATGCATTCGTTCGACACTTAAATATTTCTTGTAGTAAAGAATACTATCTCGGCCAATAATATATTTTCTGCACGATAAAGCATCATCGAGAGATATATTACTAGGCTGCTCAAAATAATATTCCCATGAGTTAACGTGTTTAACTTCGTCATTATATAAATAAGCATTTGGATAATTCTTCATGTCAATAACAGGAATAAAATTATGTTCTTCAGCGTAATTAATAGCCATTAAAATATTATTGAAATACGAAAATAATCCGCATGTATTATCTTTACGACGAATTATATAGGGGATCTTATCAAATTTTTTTGGGCTGAATAAATTCCTGCGTACTCTGTCATGTTTCCACGGAGTATAAATAATACTGGATATTATCCGCCTGATTTTAGACGGCAAAAATTTTTTTAATATTCCCTTCAATGTATAATTATTACTGGTCTGGCTGGTCTGAACTGATTTAGAATCAACATCACGATTCATTATTAAATTGTCAAGCCCTTTCTTGAAAGTTTACGCACATTTTATCATAAATATATTTAACGTGTTATAATTTCTGCAAAAATATAGATTCTGACGGGGAAGAAATTTTTTTATTTATTCTGACTCGTAAGAACGGAGGGGCAGACTATGAAATATAATCCGGCATCAATGAATGCTGACGAATTTATTAATCACGACGAAATTTTAGACACTCTTATATATGCAGAGGCTCACAAGAATGACAAGGAATTAATTTACTCGTTGCTTGAGAAGGCCCGCCCAAAATGGAATAATAACGGCTGTACGTGTTCAGGGCTGACTCATCGGGAGGCTTCCATATTGTTAGCTTGTGAAGATCCGGAGATTATCGCGAAAATTTACAAGGTAGCCGAAGAAATTAAACTAGCTTTTTACGGAAATCGAATCGTTTTATTTGCGCCGCTTTATCTTTCTAATTATTGTATTAACGGGTGCTTGTATTGTCCTTATCACACGAAAAATAAAAATATTACCCGCAAGAAATTAACTCAGGAAGAAATACGCGCCGAAGTCATTGCGTTGCAGGGCATGGGACATAAACGACTCGCAATTGAGGCCGGAGAAGATCCCGTAAATAATCCCATTGAGTATATTCTTGAAAGCATAAAAACTATTTACAGCGTACATCATAAGAACGGCGATATTAGGCGCGTAAATGTAAATATTGCTGCGACCACAATAGAAAATTTTAAGAAGTTGAAAGACGCAGGAATCGGGACTTATATTTTATTTCAGGAGACTTATAACAAAAAAAGTTATGAGTATTTACACCCGACCGGCCCTAAACATGATTATAATTATCACACTGAAGCTCATGACAGGGCAATGCAGGCCGGAATTGATGACGTTGGACTCGGTGTTTTATTCGGGCTTGAAGGCTATAAATATGAGTTCGCAGGACTCTTAATGCACGCTGAACACTTAGAAAAAGTTTTCGGAGTCGGACCTCACACAATCAGCGTTCCCAGAGTCAAGCCAGCCGATGATATTGATCCCGACGAATTCAATAATGCAATACCCGACGAAATTTTTACTAAAATTGCCGCTTGTATTCGAGTCGCCGTGCCTTATACCGGTATGATAATTTCAACGCGTGAGAATGAACGAGTCCGCGCAAAAATGCTCGAAGTCGGAATCTCTCAAATTAGCGGAGGTTCTCGCACTTCAGTGGGCGGTTATACTGAAGAAATCAGGCCTCATGACACAGAACAATTTGACGTAT from Synergistaceae bacterium carries:
- the hydG gene encoding [FeFe] hydrogenase H-cluster radical SAM maturase HydG, with product MKYNPASMNADEFINHDEILDTLIYAEAHKNDKELIYSLLEKARPKWNNNGCTCSGLTHREASILLACEDPEIIAKIYKVAEEIKLAFYGNRIVLFAPLYLSNYCINGCLYCPYHTKNKNITRKKLTQEEIRAEVIALQGMGHKRLAIEAGEDPVNNPIEYILESIKTIYSVHHKNGDIRRVNVNIAATTIENFKKLKDAGIGTYILFQETYNKKSYEYLHPTGPKHDYNYHTEAHDRAMQAGIDDVGLGVLFGLEGYKYEFAGLLMHAEHLEKVFGVGPHTISVPRVKPADDIDPDEFNNAIPDEIFTKIAACIRVAVPYTGMIISTRENERVRAKMLEVGISQISGGSRTSVGGYTEEIRPHDTEQFDVSDQRTLDEVVQWLMKQNHIPSFCTACYRAGRTGDRFMSLCKSGQILNCCHPNALMTLTEYLEDYASPETKRIGYEMIERELERIPRENVREIARNNIEAMRNGNARDFRF